In one Streptomyces sp. NBC_01288 genomic region, the following are encoded:
- a CDS encoding C40 family peptidase, producing MAAHRKPRQRSLSGNTARTAATIALAGAATATGFDGTSHAEPQLTPTQVKTKVDKLYQEAEVATEKYDGAKEKADAAEKQLNTLRDEAARKTEKLNSARDSLGYVAAAQYRGGGIDPAVQLMLSSNPERYLDGTEFADRMGHRQTAAVELVRQQLREIEQLRGAAHIELTSLKSRQAELGKQKKTINGKLDQARRLLSGLTPQQRAQVGDAGGTGRASRSSTTARGALAAPGSSAARADAPNSRAAAAVSYAYQKLGSPYVWGATGPNAFDCSGLVQAAYSSAGVSLPRTTYAQINAGQRVSRSELRPGDLVFFYSGISHVGIYVGDGQMIHAPNPTAPVRLAPIDEMPFAGATRVV from the coding sequence CTTCGACGGGACCTCGCACGCCGAGCCACAGCTGACACCGACGCAGGTCAAGACCAAGGTGGACAAGCTGTACCAGGAGGCGGAGGTCGCGACCGAGAAGTACGACGGCGCGAAGGAGAAGGCGGACGCGGCCGAGAAGCAGCTGAACACCCTGCGGGACGAGGCGGCACGCAAGACGGAGAAGCTCAACTCGGCCCGGGACTCGCTGGGTTATGTCGCCGCCGCGCAGTACCGCGGCGGCGGGATCGACCCCGCGGTGCAGCTCATGCTCTCCAGCAACCCCGAACGGTATCTGGACGGCACCGAGTTCGCCGACCGCATGGGCCATCGGCAGACGGCGGCCGTCGAGCTCGTACGGCAACAGCTGCGGGAGATCGAGCAGTTGCGCGGCGCCGCCCACATCGAGCTGACCTCGCTGAAGTCGCGGCAGGCGGAGCTGGGGAAGCAGAAGAAAACCATCAACGGCAAGCTGGACCAGGCACGCCGGCTGCTGTCCGGCCTGACCCCGCAGCAGCGGGCGCAGGTCGGCGACGCGGGTGGTACCGGCCGCGCGTCACGGTCGTCGACCACGGCCCGGGGCGCGCTGGCCGCGCCCGGTTCCTCCGCCGCCAGGGCCGACGCCCCCAACTCCCGTGCGGCAGCGGCCGTTTCCTACGCCTACCAGAAGCTCGGCAGCCCCTACGTCTGGGGGGCGACCGGCCCCAACGCCTTCGACTGCTCGGGCCTCGTGCAGGCCGCGTACAGCTCCGCCGGGGTCTCCCTGCCCCGCACGACCTACGCCCAGATCAACGCCGGCCAACGGGTCTCCCGGTCCGAACTGCGCCCCGGCGACCTGGTGTTCTTCTACTCGGGCATCAGTCACGTCGGCATCTACGTCGGCGACGGCCAGATGATCCACGCCCCGAACCCGACGGCGCCGGTGCGACTGGCGCCGATCGACGAGATGCCGTTCGCGGGGGCGACCCGGGTGGTGTGA